The sequence ATTAAGAAGATGGTCATTCCCAAGAACACATGCAGCTTAAATACCCACTCTATTTGAGGGTTAGAAATAGCCGCCACCGACTCAACAGGATCTAGCGTAACGATGTTTTGAGCCCAACTCATAAGCATCAGCATAACGCCTGCTTTTTCACCCTCTGCGCCATGAACAACGTGCATCGTAGAATAGTAAATTGAGATAAGCCCCAGTGCTAATTGAGCAAAGAGAATCCAAAGCAATAAAATGTCCATTTTCGAGCTATTGATTCTTACACGCTCAATATTCATGCGTCGGTTAATTAAAATAACTAACCCATACAAGCAAATGAGTCCAAATATGCCGCCCATAACAATAGCAACCCATTGCTTGAACTCATTACTAACACCCAACATATGCCAGACAGGCTTCGGCGTTAATAACCCAACTAAGTGACCGAAGAAAATACCAATAATACCAATGTGGAACGGCAAGCTACCTTTGCGCAGTTGCTTGCTCTCCAGCATTTGGCTGGAACTGGTCTTCCAGGTGTACTGTTCGCGGTCGTAACGAATCCACGTTCCGATAAAAAATACAGCCAGGGCAATATAAGGATATACGCCGAAGGCCAACATATTTATGTAATCCATGATGCTCTCCTTAAATGCCTGAAACTTTTCTTGGCTGTGTCTGAACCGGTTGCGATTGACCTGACTGCATTAAGTCATCCGTGTTAAACGGCACGTACTGATCGCGACGCTGACCTTCCGACGGGCGGCTTTGCGCGCTTGGGCAGCCATTGGTTTGGTCATTGCCAGTGAAAGTCACCGCTTCCTCTTCCCACACTTTGTCCAATTCTCTCGCCGTGTCGTCACGTTTTTCATCGGCGATTTGACGACGCACATCGTCAAGGTCGATATCAATACCCGACACGTGCAGTAGCACTTCAAACAACAGTGAGTAATTACTGCCGCGCTGTTCAAGGCGAGCCGTCAGAAGCGCCAGAATATGCGCCACTTCTTCTAAGCCTAAGCGCGCATTTTCGTCACCCTGGGTCGATAAAAACTCCAAATACAAAGGAATGTAATCGGGCAACTCTTTAACGCCCAGTTCCAAACCGGCTTGCTTGTACTGGTTGTTCAGATCGACCATGGCCTGACCGCGGTCACGCGACTCGCCATGCACGTGTTCGAACAGCAGCAATGACAAGGCTCGACCACGCTCAAACAAGCTGTCGTACTCCGACTGCCAGTCCATTAAGCTCATGTCGCAGCGCGTTTGCAGAAACTCCATTAACGCCGCTTTATCGCCCGCTGCTAATGGTGATTGCTGGACCATGGCTTCCAAGTCTGCCCGAGCTTCAATAAGCTCGGGTTTTGGGTAGTCCAATAATAAAGAAATAACCTGTAAAACTTGCATCTGATTACTCCTTCAT comes from Idiomarina sp. X4 and encodes:
- the narJ gene encoding nitrate reductase molybdenum cofactor assembly chaperone, which gives rise to MQVLQVISLLLDYPKPELIEARADLEAMVQQSPLAAGDKAALMEFLQTRCDMSLMDWQSEYDSLFERGRALSLLLFEHVHGESRDRGQAMVDLNNQYKQAGLELGVKELPDYIPLYLEFLSTQGDENARLGLEEVAHILALLTARLEQRGSNYSLLFEVLLHVSGIDIDLDDVRRQIADEKRDDTARELDKVWEEEAVTFTGNDQTNGCPSAQSRPSEGQRRDQYVPFNTDDLMQSGQSQPVQTQPRKVSGI
- the narI gene encoding respiratory nitrate reductase subunit gamma, yielding MDYINMLAFGVYPYIALAVFFIGTWIRYDREQYTWKTSSSQMLESKQLRKGSLPFHIGIIGIFFGHLVGLLTPKPVWHMLGVSNEFKQWVAIVMGGIFGLICLYGLVILINRRMNIERVRINSSKMDILLLWILFAQLALGLISIYYSTMHVVHGAEGEKAGVMLMLMSWAQNIVTLDPVESVAAISNPQIEWVFKLHVFLGMTIFLIFPFTRLVHMFSVPVQYITRQHQVVRKKFAKPTY